ATCGGACTTTTTGGATAGACGAGCCTATACTTTGACCTTCGCAGTCGCTCGATTCCTGACGAGAGCGCCCCCGGATTGTTATATTGGTGTTGGTTATATTTTTTTGGATATTTGTTCTATTATCCTTGGACTACGCATTCTAGAACATATATATGGCCGGGGGCCTTGAGATGATAAATAAGGGGTTAGGGCTGGCCGGGACAACATTTATCGAAGGGTCCAAGTATTCACAGCTGGAGGTGATCTCGGAGTCTTCAGGCTGAGGCATGTGCATTGCTTTTGACGATAGCTACGCTTGATTTGTTAGCGAGGCGTTTAATGCAGATCCGAAGCGTTTGGTTTAATTATAGCGGCTTTTCTCATTAGACTAGATATGGGTATATATGCTGGATAGAGCAGGAGGCTGGCTTAGGGTTTGACTTGGTTACGTGGGTGGTGTATGTGTGGTTTGTCGGCTTTGGGACCAGTGAATGCGTGCCCTATCAAGCCATGTCTTCCATGACGGGCCGGCCTTAATCGCGCCCTGCTGCAGATTGTCCGACAAGGCACAGTGGCAGAGGGCACTCCATGGGTATGTTGGTGAATCTCCCAGAGATTCAAGTAGTTTGAATTTCCTGTTAGCCAGGTCGATGAACGTCCAAATGCTTTCGCGCTCCCAGTCGGTATTCAGAGCATAGCGAACTACTCGGGCGACAGTTTCGAGCCGAAGAGCGGCATCTGGAACAGCATCTAGCAGATAAAGCAGGAACATCAGGCCTGATATATCACCCGGATGTAAAATGCACCAGTCCGATGTAGGTTTGACAATGGACTGTGCTAGTTGGACAATCCATGCTTCGCTATCTTCTTGACCTAGCCCGGATAGTACGCGGTGCATTTGTCGAATGTAGGTAAAGGCGTAGTAGTTCCGGGGATGAAGTTGCCCTGCTCTTAGAGCAATAGCCAATTCGCTGTGAAGAATTTCTTGGACACCCTCGAAGTCTGGCTTTCGCAATCGAATAAGCTGCGATTGAATCCATTGACGATGCTGCCAGAGTGTCGGCGACTTGGTATGGCGATGGAGCGGGGAGCCGAGGAATGTTGTCATTAAGGAGAGTTCGATATCCAAGGCATGGATAAGTGTTTCCTTATCTGAACTGGATAGGGCGCATagccttttctttctccagtTACATGCTGTCAGATGTTCGCaatcgaagaggaggatgatctCGGAGGCAACTGCGACGTCCTTATCCGCATCCTCGCCGTGGACCTTGTGATTTGAGCTTCCTGGCAATGTATCGTCGCCGGTATAATTAGGGTTCGCCTTCAAACTGTCGAAAAATATCTGTCGCGCAGTTACAAACGCCTGTAGTAGGTACTTCTTCGAGACTCCGACcgcgccatcatcttcaagcACGGGACCAAACCCCGGCACTAGGATCTCAAATTCAAGGACGCGGCCGCCTCTGCTCGCAAAAATGCGAGACAGATCTCGAAAGGCATCGGTCGGCGGCGGACATTTGGCTGTCATTGAGGAGCCTGTTgcatggtggtggttgagcTCCCAGCTCCCCGCTGGTCTCGGCCGGAGATCAGAAACGCCGCCCGCCGAAGATCTGGCAGTTCGCTGCCAACCGTGACAACGTCATTTTGCGTTACCCAAGGTTCCTCGCCAGGTTTCAACTTCGCTCGGAGCTGTCGCTGCTTATTACTAGCAAATTTGTGACCTAGTGTCATTGCACGTTCTTGCAATACTGTGGTGGTCAACACTGCAGTGCCAGCGTGTGGGAATTTCGCTTTCACTTTCGCTTCGTGCCTCCACAAACACACCATCCGACCATCGATTGGATTGACGCCTCGCAACCATGATTCCCCTCATCTGGACGATATTGGTGCTTCATGTTGCCATTTTCCTGGTGAACACCATTGGCGCGACAACCATTGACAACCTGGTACGgctcttccccttccttcCCTCATTGGGGCATGCGCACACATCTAACAGGGTGGCTGCAGATATGGAATATCTACCTGAAACTCCCAACGTCGTTGCACCAAACCGCCCAGGAACAAAGCAAACTGAAGCGCGAGGTAGTCCAGCTCAAGCGGGAGATGAACAATACCAGCTCGCAGGATGAATTCGCAAAGTGGGCTAAACTGCGGCGCCGACACGACAAGGCGCTGAGCGATTACGAGGCTCTGAGTATGTTTCCACCTCAATTCCTCTATTTTACAAAGCTGGATTCTGGATTCTGAGTTTGGATTTGGACTAACTTGTATTACTTGAATGTGCAGACCAGGAACTGTCCTCGAAGAAATCCTCGTTCGACTGGTTTATCAAGACTGCGCGGTGGCTCAGCACGACGGGCGTGAAGATCTTCATCCAGTTCCGATACTCCAAGACCCCTGTTTTTGCTCTCCCGGGCGGCTGGCTTCCTTACCCTGTGGAATGGTTGTTGTCGTTCCCTCGTGCCCCGCAAGGCTCGGTGAGCGTCCAGGTTTGGAACAGCGTGTGTGCGACGGCAGTTACGGTCATTGCTGAGATCATCACGGGAGCAGTTCTACAGGTCCAGGGGAAAGCGCAGGCGGTCCCTGCTACGGCTAAGAAGCAATGATTGATGTTTAACTTGGAGTTGGTATGATATTGAGATAGCATCGAGGGAAAAGGTTCAAGATAATGACACAATGTAAATGGTATATGTTCGTCAGATAAGAAAAAATCGTTAATCGTCAACGACTCCATACCGAAGTAGGAGTTTCAGTGCTTGACTCTATGATTGGTATATCATCATTTGAACCACCACATCAGTGTTCGGAAGGTAGGGGTAGGTATATATGTGCATGGGTAtagggggaagaagatgaaggggagtAAATCAAGAGTCCGGCCCCTTCGACAGAGCATCTGCAACAGCACCTCCAAGGACATCTCAAAGAGGTACACGTCACCGCTTTCAATAAGCTACAGactcgaaaaaaaaaaagatgaaCTCCTCGCCTCAAGAATGAGCCCCATTGAGTTACCCAGTTCCAATACAGAACCGAGCAATCGCATGACTATCCAAACACGACGAAAGGCAACCCAATAAACCCCTCTCCAACACCAGTCCACACCACCATTGTGTCCACCCAAGGGGCGTCGGGTATTGACTCGGCATCGGGAGGGAATAGGGCAGTAAGCCGCTATCAAATTGCTTTTATGGCGGCGCGTTTCCGCATTGCCTGACCGACTTtgtaaaaaagaaaaggacaGGGTGTCCGGGGACTTTCTCCCAAAGCGGGCTCTTCTCGgatgagaagaggagagaattAAGGAATTCTCTGTGTGTGAGCTTTGAATGCGATCCTTTGAGCGAGGAGttgggaaagaagaggaaaaaaatTGAGCGTTGGAAATTTCTTGGGCATTTGGTGGAGCTTGAGGTCATGTGAGGGCTAGCTCCTTTAGGTTAGCGTGGACCTATGGCCCACCAGAATAAACAAGAGCTTTATCTAACTGTTACTGCACAATTTTACCTGCATGTCAGGACTTCGTGTATCCTGTTTGAATATTCAGTTTAGCCAAGATTGATCTTTCCTATACCGTTCTATCTGATATTAATACCCGATTAGCGAAGAAACTGTAGACGTTGCATGCATGTTAGATACTTCGTATTTCGTATTGTGTATTAAATTCGTCTGTGGCATATGCCGTATACAAGCCATACCACACTACAAAGTAACACTcaaagtataataaaaatagagaaGTAATAAACTTGTCTAGTCTGCCTTGCAACCCCCACCGTCGCCAGCCGAGGGCCGGATCGACAAGTTGAGGAGAAAGTgaggggaagctggagacagcCGAGTATGACTATGAACAACATCTACAGTACATCCACAGTCCaacacagacacagacactATCCAAACAACAGTGACAGATGCAGTGGTAATTAGAGACAACATGCGCGCCGCCCAATTCCACGCCGCGGGCGACATCCGCATCGAAGACATCCCGGCCCCAGAACCAAGCGACGACAGGGTcctggtcgaggtcgagTGGTGCGGGATTTGCGGGAGTGATTTGAATGAGTTTATTTACGGTATGTCTATTTTAATCCCCTTGGACGCTTGGTTATGTATGTTAACAGTAGACACCTGCAGGCCCCTTCGCAATCCCCAACGCCAAAACAGGCCCGCACCCACTCACAAATGCCCTTCTGCCTGTGACCATGGGCCATGAGTTTACGGGGCGCATTGTGCATGTGCCTGGCTCTGTCTCTGTAGCGAATACAGGTAAATATAAAACTCTACGCAAAGGACAGGCCGTCATCGTCGACCCGCGCATCTACTGCTCCTCCTGCACGCCCTGCAGTCAGGCCGCAGCGACAAACAGCTGCGAGAAGCTCGGATTTATGGGTATCTCaggcggtggcggcggtCTTTCCGAGGTTGTTTCTGTGAGAGCGGATCATATACATGTTCTCTCCGACCCTGAAGCATCAGACCGGAATGGAACCCAAGATGGTGATGCTTCAGTAGACCTAGCAGCCGCCGCACTGATCGAGCCACTGGCTGTTGCGTGGCACGCTCTGGAGATTTTCCTCTCTATCGCTGCTGCGCAGTTCTGTCTACCAGACAGAAACAGCACGGTTGAGTTAAGCGACGTGCCCGTCCTGGTTACAGGTGCTGGGCCGGTTGGTGTCGCCATGGTCTTTGTGCTTAGGGCTCGCGGCGCGAAACAGATCTTTGTGTCTGAGAcatcggcggcgaggagggagatgatCCAGGAGACTGGGATTGTGAGTGGGATATTTGATCCgagtgttgatgatgttccGAAGAGGTGCAGGGGTGAgactggggatgggaagggggttggtgttgtctTTGATTGTGCGGGTGCGCAGGCTGGGTTCCAGGCTGGTTGCGAGAGCTTGAAGTTCCGGGGGGTTTATGTGAACCTGGCGGTGCCTAAGGGAGCTCCGGTGTGTTACCTATCTTACTGTATCCTTTTTATTCTCTTCTGGGTCTGAGATTAGTTATGCTGACCTGGCAGTTTACGCTTCCGCTGGGCCCGTTCCTGTGGAAGGACCTTATATACAAGTGTTCGTTGGCGTATGATGAACGGGATTTCAAGGAGACGGTGGATGCATTTGTGTCTGGTGAGTTTCTCTCCAAACGGTTGACCATTCTAATAAAACCAGGGCGCTTCAAAGGCGTGGAAAAGATGATAACCAAACGAGTTATACTGGAGGATATAGTAGAGAAAGGGTTCAAAGAGCTGGTCAAGCCAAACGACCATATCAAGATCCTTGCTACACCCAAGCACGCAAATATCAAATAATACTGAATATAGCTAGCTATAACACACCTAAAATATCCAACTAATCCTTGTAATAAGCCCGCGGGATATTATCATAATAAGGCACAACCACCAAATTCGGGTCCTCAGTGCGTCCCACCATCATCTCCGTCACCGGATGAATCGGTTTACTATCCACAACCAACTCAACACAAGCAGGACCCTTCCCAGAAACAGCAACCTGAACAGCCCCCTCCACATCCTGAACCTTCAACACCTTCACCCCCCGATTCCCCAACCCCCTCGAAACAGCATCATACCCCGTAACCGCCGACAGCGCACTAACCGGCCTCGCCGGGTTCTCCTCCCCATACACCAACTCTTGCCCATTCGAGCTCATGCCCCAGCAGTAATTATTCACCACAACAGTCAGCACGTCAAGCCCCAGACGCGCATAAGTATCCAGCTCCATGAAATGGAACCCGGCCGAGCCGTCGCCGTGCAGGTTGACGACCTTCTTATGTGGAGCTGCAACCGCGGCGCCGAGGGCGTATCCGAATCCGTTTccgaggaagccgagggcGCCGGTGGATTTGAGCGttgcggagggggaggcgAGGTGGGAGACGGCGCCGGCCCAGAGGGCACATTCGCCGCCGtcggtgacgaggatgggGGAGTGGTCGTGCAgtgaggcgaagaaggccttTAGCGCGTGGTAGGGGTGCATGTGGCCTGAGGCATTGGTTGGGGCGTCGTTCTCGTAGGGAGATGGGAGTGATTGTAGGGTTATTGCTGTATTCACCCAGCTTTTATCGACAGAGATTTCTGGGAGTTGGGCGTTGAGTGCGGCAACGAACTGGCCTACGTCTGAGATGACGCCGACGTCAACGGGGAGGGTGCGTCCGATttcgccgccgtcgacgtcgacgtggATGAGTTTGCATTTCTCGTGCGGTGGGATTATGGCGCCGCTGCGGCCTCCGAGGAACATTCCTGTTCgtgcgccgaggaggagaatgaggtCTGGTtgggggttgttgagggcAGCGAGGAGGCCGAGTCCGCcggcgccgccgccgtagaATTTGCATTCTGCTGCGAGGGTCGAGGAGCGCGTGCATTTTTGGGTGTcgaagatggggatgttgaTTTGGTTGGagaggtggaggagctgcgTTGTTGTCTGTTGGCTGTTAGCCCTAATTGCAGTTGGATGTGGAATGGTCAGGGGAGACGCACTTCGTTTGACTGCCCTCCACTACCGATAATTACAGCCGGCCGGGTTGCAGACCGAAGCAGACTGACGGCTTCTTTGACAGCCTCGACATGAGGCCCTGGGGCataagaagaaggagacgaGATCGATCCCCACGAGATGAGCTTTTCATGGACGGGCGTAAACAGCACATCAATCGGGAAGTCAAGCAGAACGGGCCCTAGACTGTCAGCATCTTACTTCGTTCAAGAAACAAAATAAAACAGAAACCAATAAATAATCTGCAGGATACGCACCAGAAGCCCCAGCCAACGCAGTCCTCGCAGCCAACGAAACAATCCTCGGCGCGTCCTCAGGATTCGTCACCCGGTGTGCAAACTTGGTCAGCGGCCTCGAAACAACAACCTGGTCTATAATCCCCTGGAGCGAGTTGTTCTCCGCGTCTcgcagcggcggcgacgacgttATGCACAGTATGGGCGAGCGGTCTGCCAGCGCTGTTGCGAGGCCGGGGATACCATTAGAGAATCTACGTTGTTCAGCCACTCTCCTACCAACCAACTACCAGCTCTACTGAAAAGGATGGAACACACCCACTGTTGGCCGTGACAAAGCAAACACCAAGCTTCTGCGCGATCTTTGCGTAGCCCTCGGCTGCCTGCACAGCGGCGGTTTCGTGGCGCGTATCGACCAGCCGGATTCCGGTGGACTCGCAGCCCATTAGAAAGGCATCGAGATGGCCGCCGTGCAGGCCGAAGGCGACTTCGGTGCCGATGTGTTTGAGGGcttgggcgaggaggtcgcCTCCGGTGAGTTCCCGGGTCGTGGGGTTGGTGAGAGGGAAGGCCATTTTACTTGGTTGGAAAATAAGATTGGTTTGTGGATTGAAGACTATACTGAAGACTATAACGTTAACTCAAAAACAGACTGCTACGGTTGATATAGATAGTTGTTTGCGGGGATTACCGAGGAGGCAATGAGAGGTGCGGGGTTATAGACATCTTACTGAGTCGAGGACTACCTAACAAGAGAAATGCATAAAGTTAACCGAGTCATGCAGGCCAGGCAAATGACGTAGGTTAACATCTGAGCAATGCCACAGGGAATGCTGAGAACCGTAGACTCCGAATCAATTAACCCTAAGCGATTTTATGGTGAAGTACAAAAGTGTCGTCTAtgccttggccttggtcttcttcgccttcttgggcttggtaGCCGGCGAGGCAGcctccttgggcttgggcgaCTCAACAGGAGCCTCTACCTctgccgccttcttcttcttgtccttcttcgacttcttggGGGTATCATCCGtcttctcgaccttctcaGGCTCGGCTGGTGCCTCGATAGCCTTAGCCTGCTCACCACCCTCAACAGCCTTGGCTTCCTCAGCCTCACCTTCAATGGCCTTCTGCACAGGGACATCGTCCACGCTCTTCAGCTCTGGAAGGTCAAAGTCATACCcaagctccttcatcttctcggccttggCAAGTCGTCgcttctgctcctgctcgaTGTTCTTCGTCCACTTGGCGCGGGTCTTGCCCTTGTTCAGGCGCTTCTGCTCGATTCGGTTCCACGGTGTGGTCTTGAAGCGGCGGTTGGCACCCTTCCAGAGCTCTGGGTGAACTTGCTCTGCTGGAACGTACTTGCATTTCAGGATGTGCCCGTACATCAGGTAGTTATCCATGGTGGCGGCGACAATCTTGGCGACGGACTCGGATCCGAATTCAATGAAGGCGTAGTGCTTGGAGCGACCGGTTATACGGTTGCGCGACAAACGCAGGCGAGTGATCTCGCCGAATTGTGCAAAGTACGACCGCATTTGGTGCTCATAGAAACCGTGAGGAATACGTCTAGAAAATGGTTAGAGGATCGTATGAATTGTGCAGAGACGGAAGGAGTACTAACCCGACGTAGACAGCTCCAGGCTTTTCTGAAGTCTCCGACTTGTTCTGTTTTTGCAGCTTGAGGATCTTGCgctttgccttcttcgagTCGGGGATCCTGGGGACCGGAGCTTCGGGGTCGACGGCCTCGTCTCCAGActcgtcttcgtcaccgCTGCTCTCGAAACCCCGAATCAGGGCAGTAGTCtggtcatcatcttcgtcttcactcTCGGCATTCAATGCaactccctcgccctcggaaTCTTCCGAATCGCTAGGCACGATCTCaaccttcttcgccttcttaCCAGCCTTGGCGGCCTTTTCCTTGACGGGAGCAGCCGTACCATCCTCTTGCTTGGTCTTCTTTGCGCTAGGCTTGCTCTTGGTCTCCTTCTCAGCAGACTTCTTCGCGGGGACGGTGGCCTCAGCGTCACTATCCTCATCACTCATATAATCAGCTGCGCGCTTGCGAGGCTTGACTGGTCTGGGTGCGTCGCCATTGGCCTTTGGCTTCGAggccttttcctccttaGCCGAGGCATtggccttgttcttcttcagaatAGACTTGGGCGCTTCCTGTGCGGGttcggcggctttggcggctttggcCTCGACTtttttcgtcttcttcacggGCACGTCGGCGGAGGCAACAGCGGCTACAAACGTTAGTAACTCAGACAACAATAAAAAGGAATCGTAATATACATacccttgcgcttcttgtctttcttatCGGGAGCCATTGTTTCACCAGTAGCAATTTGATGGGTTATGTTGATTCTGCACCGAGCGGGATCTTTTTTGCTGAAAATTATTTTTTGAGCTGCAGAATCACCGGGCGGTGAGGTCCACTCCGCCTTCCCTTGCTTGGTCTTGCTCCACTCCtcgcctcatcaacaacgcGAACACCGGACCAAGAACCGGTAACTGCAGATGTCATGGGGAAGAACAAGGGTGCTGCCAAGGCCCTAACTCAGGAAGAAATCTGGGACGATTCCGCTCTTGTTCAGAGCTGGGATGAAGCCGTCGAAGAATACAAGGTGAGTTGCTCCTGGCACGTGACTTGCCTACGGTTTGACTGATGTTATTTTTATAGCTCTACCACAGCATCCATGCCAAGGGTGAGAATGTTGAAGATGTCCTGAGAGAGGCTCAGGAAGCCGCAGAGGCCGAGGCGGCGCCTGCTTTGTCCTGGGCCCTGATTGAGAAGGACGAAGACATGGCGGATGTCAACGCCGCTgagcctgctgcagctgagaCGCATGCTCCGCAGGTATGctctttgtcttttcttgACTCCGTTTGATTGCATTAATTGCTGACCGAACATAGACGACGAATGGGTCTGCGCAGGCGAAACCAGGACCCACGCCGGTTGATCCCCAAGCGCCTCCCATGCCGCTTCCCGTTTTCCCGCAAGGTAAGCTGAAATCCTGGTAACGCGCCTGTTTGTTTAAGATTATTTTCTGACGCGTGGTTTAGGCCAAAACGAAGGGTTGAAAAACCTTATGATGTCCTGGTATTACGCTGGGTACTATACAGCTCTCTacgaggagcagcagcgggCGAGCCAGAACAGCAAGAGCTCGTGAAGCCCAAAAGTGGAAGTATCCCGTCATCTAAATTTGGATGGATCAATTGGAATAGTCTGCTTTTCAGACAGCGTTCTGTACTCCCGCCGCCGGGTGCGAGGTCTGATGGGACTCGTTTGCTCGAGTCGGCCAGCACCGTTACCCAACAAACGACGGAACCGAGAGGCTGGACTGGGCAAGCCGAAACGCGGCGACATGTCAAATTCTTGGATATTTTATTTGTCTCGGATCTGGATGGTTGGTTGAAGAGCATGGATAGAGACTACCAGCATTTGGGCGAATTTCAGCGAGTCGGGACGGATATTCGAGTCTCAGTATTC
This genomic interval from Aspergillus puulaauensis MK2 DNA, chromosome 7, nearly complete sequence contains the following:
- a CDS encoding uncharacterized protein (COG:A;~EggNog:ENOG410PSF0;~InterPro:IPR040424); protein product: MGKNKGAAKALTQEEIWDDSALVQSWDEAVEEYKLYHSIHAKGENVEDVLREAQEAAEAEAAPALSWALIEKDEDMADVNAAEPAAAETHAPQTTNGSAQAKPGPTPVDPQAPPMPLPVFPQGQNEGLKNLMMSWYYAGYYTALYEEQQRASQNSKSS
- a CDS encoding uncharacterized protein (COG:Q;~EggNog:ENOG410PFVV;~InterPro:IPR013154,IPR013149,IPR036291,IPR011032;~PFAM:PF00107,PF08240;~go_process: GO:0055114 - oxidation-reduction process [Evidence IEA]), yielding MRAAQFHAAGDIRIEDIPAPEPSDDRVLVEVEWCGICGSDLNEFIYGPFAIPNAKTGPHPLTNALLPVTMGHEFTGRIVHVPGSVSVANTGKYKTLRKGQAVIVDPRIYCSSCTPCSQAAATNSCEKLGFMGISGGGGGLSEVVSVRADHIHVLSDPEASDRNGTQDGDASVDLAAAALIEPLAVAWHALEIFLSIAAAQFCLPDRNSTVELSDVPVLVTGAGPVGVAMVFVLRARGAKQIFVSETSAARREMIQETGIVSGIFDPSVDDVPKRCRGETGDGKGVGVVFDCAGAQAGFQAGCESLKFRGVYVNLAVPKGAPFTLPLGPFLWKDLIYKCSLAYDERDFKETVDAFVSGRFKGVEKMITKRVILEDIVEKGFKELVKPNDHIKILATPKHANIK
- a CDS encoding thiamine pyrophosphate-binding protein (COG:E,H;~EggNog:ENOG410PIDP;~InterPro:IPR012001,IPR012000,IPR011766,IPR029061, IPR029035,IPR000399;~PFAM:PF02775,PF02776,PF00205;~go_function: GO:0000287 - magnesium ion binding [Evidence IEA];~go_function: GO:0003824 - catalytic activity [Evidence IEA];~go_function: GO:0030976 - thiamine pyrophosphate binding [Evidence IEA]) — translated: MAFPLTNPTTRELTGGDLLAQALKHIGTEVAFGLHGGHLDAFLMGCESTGIRLVDTRHETAAVQAAEGYAKIAQKLGVCFVTANSGFSNGIPGLATALADRSPILCITSSPPLRDAENNSLQGIIDQVVVSRPLTKFAHRVTNPEDAPRIVSLAARTALAGASGPVLLDFPIDVLFTPVHEKLISWGSISSPSSYAPGPHVEAVKEAVSLLRSATRPAVIIGSGGQSNETTTQLLHLSNQINIPIFDTQKCTRSSTLAAECKFYGGGAGGLGLLAALNNPQPDLILLLGARTGMFLGGRSGAIIPPHEKCKLIHVDVDGGEIGRTLPVDVGVISDVGQFVAALNAQLPEISVDKSWVNTAITLQSLPSPYENDAPTNASGHMHPYHALKAFFASLHDHSPILVTDGGECALWAGAVSHLASPSATLKSTGALGFLGNGFGYALGAAVAAPHKKVVNLHGDGSAGFHFMELDTYARLGLDVLTVVVNNYCWGMSSNGQELVYGEENPARPVSALSAVTGYDAVSRGLGNRGVKVLKVQDVEGAVQVAVSGKGPACVELVVDSKPIHPVTEMMVGRTEDPNLVVVPYYDNIPRAYYKD
- a CDS encoding RNA-binding protein (BUSCO:EOG09264T8I;~COG:A;~EggNog:ENOG410PMWF;~InterPro:IPR000504,IPR012677,IPR035979;~PFAM:PF00076;~go_function: GO:0003676 - nucleic acid binding [Evidence IEA]) encodes the protein MAPDKKDKKRKAAVASADVPVKKTKKVEAKAAKAAEPAQEAPKSILKKNKANASAKEEKASKPKANGDAPRPVKPRKRAADYMSDEDSDAEATVPAKKSAEKETKSKPSAKKTKQEDGTAAPVKEKAAKAGKKAKKVEIVPSDSEDSEGEGVALNAESEDEDDDQTTALIRGFESSGDEDESGDEAVDPEAPVPRIPDSKKAKRKILKLQKQNKSETSEKPGAVYVGRIPHGFYEHQMRSYFAQFGEITRLRLSRNRITGRSKHYAFIEFGSESVAKIVAATMDNYLMYGHILKCKYVPAEQVHPELWKGANRRFKTTPWNRIEQKRLNKGKTRAKWTKNIEQEQKRRLAKAEKMKELGYDFDLPELKSVDDVPVQKAIEGEAEEAKAVEGGEQAKAIEAPAEPEKVEKTDDTPKKSKKDKKKKAAEVEAPVESPKPKEAASPATKPKKAKKTKAKA
- the GET1 gene encoding guided entry of tail-anchored proteins factor 1 (COG:U;~EggNog:ENOG410PQMB;~InterPro:IPR029012,IPR028945,IPR027538;~PFAM:PF04420;~go_component: GO:0043529 - GET complex [Evidence IEA];~go_process: GO:0071816 - tail-anchored membrane protein insertion into ER membrane [Evidence IEA]) gives rise to the protein MIPLIWTILVLHVAIFLVNTIGATTIDNLIWNIYLKLPTSLHQTAQEQSKLKREVVQLKREMNNTSSQDEFAKWAKLRRRHDKALSDYEALNQELSSKKSSFDWFIKTARWLSTTGVKIFIQFRYSKTPVFALPGGWLPYPVEWLLSFPRAPQGSVSVQVWNSVCATAVTVIAEIITGAVLQVQGKAQAVPATAKKQ
- a CDS encoding uncharacterized protein (COG:S;~EggNog:ENOG410PNAC); its protein translation is MTAKCPPPTDAFRDLSRIFASRGGRVLEFEILVPGFGPVLEDDGAVGVSKKYLLQAFVTARQIFFDSLKANPNYTGDDTLPGSSNHKVHGEDADKDVAVASEIILLFDCEHLTACNWRKKRLCALSSSDKETLIHALDIELSLMTTFLGSPLHRHTKSPTLWQHRQWIQSQLIRLRKPDFEGVQEILHSELAIALRAGQLHPRNYYAFTYIRQMHRVLSGLGQEDSEAWIVQLAQSIVKPTSDWCILHPGDISGLMFLLYLLDAVPDAALRLETVARVVRYALNTDWERESIWTFIDLANRKFKLLESLGDSPTYPWSALCHCALSDNLQQGAIKAGPSWKTWLDRARIHWSQSRQTTHTPPT